In Uranotaenia lowii strain MFRU-FL chromosome 2, ASM2978415v1, whole genome shotgun sequence, one genomic interval encodes:
- the LOC129741906 gene encoding uncharacterized protein LOC129741906 → MFAPLESRIGHRGQPIAVRSVLGWSVYGPISSGSQHGGRVNVHSCNCNADFVLTDLVRQQFVLEENITFHGTLPRSKEDTRALEILDRTTTFKNGRYETGLLWKKEEIHFPDSRQMAMSRLKGFEDKLTKNPELRSNVHEQIKEYIRKGYAHKTTELELTEVPSERVWYLPLNIVSNAKKPNKKRLIWDAAAIANGVSLNSVLLKGPDLLVNLPSVIYKFREKIVGFGGDVKEMFHQVRIRSEDKHAQRFLFRFDPEHPPDVYTMDVMIFGAACSPCSALYVMQLNADNCQKYYPEATKAIKSNTYMDDYFDSADMPEEAANRAMQVKLALEQGGFEMKNWVSNNKCVLSKLGEKITPEIVPLPNDEAGHSERVLGITWDPVKDRFSFPIQFSGELTRYIETSERPTKRTALRCLMSLFDPLGLLSPYMIHGKIIMQDLWRSGVQWDEQMRDAEFEKWTRWTRLLKKVDELTIPRHYFGGIAVNDTIQLHIFTDASEYGYGCAAYFRISNGARVVVNLVRGVSKVAPLKHLSIPRMELQAAVCGARLMSNVCDGHSIEIKERFIWTDSTTVLSWIKADQRKYKQFVAVRIGLILSLSEPENWRWVPTKENIADCLTKWGKDTEPESNGRWFMGPSFLYENPEIWPKQRCHREDPTEERKVHVLLHLPQFSSPLIDPSRISKWNVLVRTIATVLRFISNCQRRVKGSNPC, encoded by the coding sequence ATGTTCGCACCTTTAGAGAGCCGTATAGGACATCGAGGACAACCAATCGCCGTAAGATCAGTACTAGGATGGTCGGTTTACGGACCTATCAGCTCCGGTTCTCAACACGGTGGCAGAGTTAACGTTCACTCTTGTAACTGTAACGCAGATTTTGTACTTACAGATCTAGTGCGCCAACAGTTCGTACTCGAAGAAAACATAACGTTTCACGGCACACTCCCCCGATCAAAAGAAGATACCCGCGCTCTTGAAATCCTCGATCGAACGACCACTTTCAAAAATGGAAGGTACGAAACAGGACTTCTTTGGAAGAAAGAAGAAATACACTTCCCAGACAGCCGGCAAATGGCGATGAGTCGCCTGAAAGGATTTGAAGACAAGCTGACGAAAAATCCAGAACTCCGATCTAATGTCCACGAGCAGATCAAAGAATATATACGCAAGGGCTATGCACACAAGACAACGGAACTTGAGCTAACGGAAGTGCCATCCGAACGTGTGTGGTATTTGCCACTGAATATTGTTAGCAACGCGAAAAAACCCAACAAAAAGAGGTTGATTTGGGATGCAGCAGCGATAGCTAATGGAGTTTCATTGAATTCAGTACTGCTTAAGGGCCCAGATCTCCTTGTCAATTTACCGTCTGTAATCTACAAATTTAGAGAAAAGATCGTGGGCTTTGGAGGCGACGTGAAAGAAATGTTTCACCAGGTGCGCATTAGGTCAGAGGACAAACATGCTCAGCGCTTTCTATTCCGGTTCGATCCTGAACACCCACCTGATGTTTACACGATGGATGTTATGATTTTTGGGGCCGCCTGCTCACCATGTTCTGCTTTATATGTAATGCAACTGAACGCCGACAACTGTCAAAAATATTACCCTGAGGCAACAAAAGCTATCAAGAGCAATACTTACATGGACGACTATTTTGATAGCGCGGACATGCCGGAAGAAGCCGCTAACAGAGCAATGCAAGTCAAATTAGCTCTTGAGCAAGGTGGCTTCGAAATGAAAAATTGGGTGAGTAATAACAAATGTGTTCTATCAAAGTTGGGTGAAAAAATTACCCCGGAAATAGTTCCCCTTCCGAATGATGAAGCAGGCCATTCTGAGCGCGTGTTGGGTATAACGTGGGACCCAGTAAAAGACAGATTTTCTTTCCCCATCCAATTCTCCGGGGAACTGACTCGATATATCGAGACCAGCGAGAGGCCCACTAAAAGAACAGCCCTTCGTTGCTTGATGAGCCTTTTTGACCCTCTGGGTTTACTGTCCCCTTATATGATACACGGAAAAATAATCATGCAAGATCTCTGGCGAAGCGGTGTTCAGTGGGATGAACAAATGCGCGATGCAGAATTTGAGAAATGGACTCGGTGGACTCGTTTACTTAAAAAGGTGGACGAACTTACAATTCCACGTCACTATTTTGGTGGAATCGCAGTCAACGACACCATTCAACTGCATATTTTCACGGACGCCAGTGAGTATGGCTACGGATGTGCAGCTTATTTCCGGATTTCCAATGGAGCTCGTGTCGTCGTAAATCTAGTGCGCGGAGTTTCGAAAGTAGCTCCATTAAAACATCTATCTATCCCTCGAATGGAACTCCAGGCAGCAGTATGCGGTGCTCGATTGATGTCCAACGTTTGCGATGGACATTCGATCGAGATAAAAGAAAGGTTCATCTGGACGGACTCAACCACTGTGCTTAGCTGGATAAAAGCAGATCAACGAAAGTATAAACAGTTTGTTGCTGTGCGTATCGGTCTGATACTATCGCTTTCCGAACCGGAAAATTGGCGTTGGGTACCGACCAAAGAAAATATAGCCGATTGCCTGACTAAATGGGGAAAAGATACAGAACCTGAATCGAACGGACGTTGGTTTATGGGACCTTCATTCTTGTACGAGAATCCGGAGATTTGGCCGAAACAACGATGTCATCGAGAAGATCCAACAGAAGAACGAAAGGTCCATGTTCTTCTACATCTTCCGCAATTTTCCTCGCCCTTGATAGACCCCTCTAGAATCTCTAAATGGAATGTTCTAGTGCGAACCATAGCAACTGTGCTCCGATTTATATCAAATTGTCAACGAAGAGTTAAAGGATCGAATCCGTGCTGA